In the Sporichthyaceae bacterium genome, ACCTCGAGCGCAAGCCGGCCGAGCCCTCGCTGTTCTGACCGCATCGAGGGTTTACCGTCCGCCGGTGACGTCCAGCGTGGCGCCGGTGACATAGGACGCCGCGGGCGACAGCAACCAGACGATGGCCTCGGCGACCTCCTCGGCGTTGCCCAGTCGGCCCAGCGGAATCGCGGCGACGCGCGAGCTCTGATCGTCGGGATGGATGTCAGTGGCGATGATGCCCGGACGCACCCCGTTGACCCGGATGCCGTACTCGGCGACCTCCTCGGACAGACCCACGGTGAGGGCATCCACCGCGGCCTTGGACGCGGCGTAGTCGACGTAGCGTCCCGCGCCGCCGAGCACCGCGGCCCGGGAGGAGACGTTGACGATCGCCCCGCCCTGCCCGGAGGTCTGCATCCGACGCACGGCCTCGCGACAGCAGAAGAACGCGCCGAACACGTTGACCCCGAAGACCTCCTCGAGGTCGTCGGACTCGGTCTCCGCGACCGGACCCAACGGCGAGATAACCCCGGCGTTGTTGACCAGTCCGCCGAGCGGCCCGAATTGCTCGGCCTGCTCGAACAGGTCGATGACGTCCATTTCCACGGCGACGTCGGCCTGCACGGTCAGCGCCCGGACTCCCGCCTCGGTGCACTCCCGGGCGACCGCTGCGGCAGCGTCACCGTCGGAGCGATAGGCCAGGCACAGGTCCCACCCGTGCGTCGCGGCCAGCCGTGCGGTGGCCGCGCCGATGCCGCGCCCGCCGCCGGTGATGACCAACACGCTCACCGGTCTCCTCCCCGGGTGTGGCCGTGGTCGGCGTCCCCGTCCCGGGCAACCGGCAGGGCCTCCCACGGGGTGGCGTCGAGCAGGATGTCGATGGCGTCGCCCGCCTCGGTCGGCCGCAGTAGGTGCGCGAGTTCGCGCACGCGCAGCTCGCCCGCCGCCGCGGCCAGGTCCGCGATCTCGGTGAGCACCGCCGGGTCGGACGGACCCCCGTAACCGCGCGCCAGGTTCGTGCGCGCATGCCCGACGTAGAGCAATCGACCACCCGGACGCAGCGCCCCTCCGGCCGTCCGAAGTACCTTCGTCAGGTCGGGCATCGGCAGGTGCAGATAACAGATCAGTGCCAGGTCCACCTCGCCGGGCGGGGTCCACTCCAGCAGGTCCGCCTGCTGCCAGTCCACGTCCACACCCAGCGCCGCGCCGCGCGCGGCGGCCTGCTGCACCGCGACCGCGGAGACGTCCACGGCGCTCACCCGCCAGCCACGCCGGGCCAACCACAACGCATTGCGCCCGTTGCCGCAGGCCAGATCCAGCGCCACGCCGGGCTCGAGTTCGGCCACCCGCGCCCGCACGAACTGATTCGGCTCCGCGCCCCACAGCGATGGCTCCGCGGCGTACCGCGCGTCCCAGTCCGTCCGGTTCACCGCCCGAACGTTACCGGGCTGCTCAGCCGTCGCCGGGCGCGGTGCTGGGCAGCGGGGTGGCGGTGCGGGTGCCGGCGTCGAACGCGGTGCCGGTCCAGTGATAGGTGTGCGTGGCCTGCAGATCGGGGCAACAGCGGGCGGCATCGGATGAGTACGCGAACGTGGTGACCACGGCCGTCGGCCCGCTGCCGGACAGATCGGAGACCACCTCATCGGCGTCCAGGGTCAGCAACTCGCCCGCCACCTGCGGCCCCTTCGCGGCGGCCACTACTGCGAACACCGCGGACGGCGGGGAACCGGCGCCGACGTCGCAGCGCACCGCGACCAAGGCGTCGGGCACCCCGTCCCCGGTGTAGTCGTAGTTGTGCTGACGCACCGTCACAAACCCGGAGTCGCCGCAATCCACCTGCCCGGTGAGCACACCGGTGAGATCCGGCGGCAGCGCCGGTGTCCTCGTTCCACTCCCGCCGCACCCGGCCAGCAACACCAGCGCGAGCGCCGAAACCGCGGCGGCGACCACAACTGGTGTAGGCACCGCAGCAGGATACGTGTCAGTCCTCCGCCAGATCCTCAATCGATGGGCAGGAGCAGACCAGATTGCGGTCACCGTAGGCGCTGTCGATGCGCCCGACCGGCGGCCAGTACTTGTCCATCGGCACGACACCGATCGGGAACACCGCCTCGGCGCGGCTGTACGGATGCGCCCACTCCGCGGCGGCGAGCACCTCGGCGGTGTGCGGGGCGTTGCGCAACGGGTTGTCCTCGGCCGGCCACTCGCCCGCGCCGACCTTCGCGATCTCCCCGGCGATCGCGATCATCGCGTCGCAGAACCGGTCGATCTCGACGAGGTCCTCGCTCTCCGTGGGCTCGACCATCAGCGTGCCCGCCACCGGGAAGGACATGGTCGGGGCGTGAAAGCCATAGTCGATCAGCCGCTTGGCGACGTCCTCGACGGTTACGCCGGTGGCCTTGGTGATCGCACGCAGGTCGAGGATGCACTCATGGGCGACCAGCCCGTTGCGTCCGGTGTAGAGCACCGGGAAGTGCTCGTTGAGGCGGCTCGCGATGTAGTTCGCGGAAAGGATCGCCACCTCGGTGGCGTTGGTCAGCCCGGCGCCGCCCATCAGCCGGATGTAGGCCCACGGGATCACCAGGATCCCGGCGCTGCCGAACGGCGCAGCCGAGATCGGCCCCACGCCGGTGCTCGGGCCGGCCGCGTCCACCATCGGGTGGTTGGGCAGGTACGGCGCGAGGTGCGCCTTCACCGCCACCGGGCCGACGCCCGGACCGCCGCCGCCGTGCGGAATGCAGAAGGTCTTGTGCAGGTTCAGGTGCGAGACGTCGCCGCCGAAGGAGCCCGGCTTGGCCAGCCCCAGCAGCGCATTGAAGTTCGCGCCGTCGATGTAGACCTGTCCACCCGCGGCGTGCACCGACTGGCAGAGCTCGGTGATGCCCTCCTCGAACACACCGTGCGTGGAGGGATAGGTGACCATGATCGCGGCGAGGGACTCCGCGTGCTTGTCGAGCTTGGCCCGTAGGTCGGCCAGGTCCACATTGCCCCGGTCATCGCAGGCGACCACGACCACCCGCATCCCGGCCATCACGGCCGAGGCCGCGTTGGTGCCGTGCGCGGAGGACGGGATCAAACACACGTCGCGACCGGCATCACCGTTGGCCTTGTGGAAGGCGCGGATGGCGAGCAGGCCGGCCAGCTCACCGGCGGATCCGGCGTTGGGCTGCAGCGACACCCGGTCGTATCCGGTGAGTTCGGCCAGCCAGGATTCCAGGTCACGGATCAGCCGCAGGTAGCCGGGCCAGTCCTCGGCCGGTGCGAACGGGTGGATGTCCGCAAAGCCGGGCCAGGTGACCGCCTCCATCTCCGCGGTCGCGTTGAGCTTCATCGTGCAGGAGCCGAGCGGAATCATCCCGCGGTCCAGCGCGTAGTCGCGGTTGGCGAGCACCCGCACGTAGCGCAGCAGTTCGGTCTCGCTGCGATAGGAGTTGAACACCGGCGCGGTGAGGAACGGGGTGTCCCGCCCCAGGTCGGCCGGCAACGCGGAGCGCATGTCATGCGTTATGGCCGTCCGGCCGCCCGGTTTGTCCGGGTTTGCCGCCCCGGAACGCATGACATGGGCAAGGGTGGGGGGCGCCGGCACCCGGAACGCCTCGAGCACCGCGGCGATGCGGGCCGGGGTGGTGGTCTCCGCGCAGGCGATGCGCACTCGGTCCGGGCCCTCGACGCCGAGGTTGATGCCCAGCGAGCGGGCCACCGCGTTGACCTCCGCGGCCCGGCCGGGCACCTCGGCGAGCACGGTGTCGAAAAACTGCTCGTGCACGACGTTCACCCCGCCGGCGCGCAGCGCGGCGGCGAGGCCGGCCGCGTGCTCATGCACGCGACGGGCGATTGCGCGCAGCCCGTCCGGCCCGTGGTACACCGCATACATCGAGGCGATGACCGCGAGCAGCACCTGCGCGGTGCAGATGTTGCTGGTCGCCTTCTCCCGACGGATGTGCTGTTCGCGGGTCTGCAGCGCGAGCCGGTAGGCGGGGTTGCCCGCCGAGTCGATGGAGATGCCGACCAGTCGGCCGGGCATTGCGCGTTCCAGGCCGGCGCGCACCGAGATGAAGCCGGCATGCGGGCCACCGAAGCCCATCGGTACACCGAATCGCTGCGCGGATCCCACGACCACGTCCGCGCCCCAGGCGCCGGGTGCGGCGAGCACCGTGCAGGCCAGCAGATCCGCGGCAGCGGTGACCAGCGCGCCGCGGGCGTGCGCGGCGGCGACCAGCGAGGAGTAGTGGACGCGGGAGTGCAGCCGCCCGGAGGCGCCCGGGTACTGCACGACCACACCGAAGAAATCCCCACCGGGCAGGTCCCCGGTCAGGTCGGCCACCTCGACGTCAATGCCCAGCGCCTCGCACCGGGTGCGCACCACGGCGACGGTCTGCGGCAGACAATCCGCGTCGAGCAGCACCCGGCCCTCGGGCATGCCGGCCACCGAACGGCGCATCAGCGTCACCGCCTCGGCGACGGCGGTCGACTCGTCCAGCAACGACGCGTTGGCGGTGGCCAACCCGGTCAGGTCGGAGATGACCGTCTGGAAGTTCAGCAGCGCCTCCAGCCGACCCTGGGAGATCTCCGGTTGGTACGGCGTATAGGCGGTGTACCAGCCCGGGTTCTCCAGCACCTTGCGGCGGACCACACCCGGGGTCACCGTCTCGTGGTACCCCAGTCCGATCATCGAGGCGCGGACGGTGTTGGTCCCCGCCAACTCCCGCAGGGCGCGGAGCACGTCCTCCTCGGTGATCGCCTCCGGCACCGCCAACGTCGGCTGCTCGACGAACGGCAACCGGATGCCCGCCGGTACCGCGGCGACGGCCAGAGCGTCCAGATCGGCGTGGCCGACAGCGGCAAGCATGCGGGTCCGCTCTGCCTCGTCAGGGCCGACATGACGGGCAACGAAGGGGCCGAAAGTGGAGGTGGGGGTCATGTCCACCCAGTTTAGGTTCAGGTCCCCGGTTAAGTTCCGGCCGCCCGGGCGAGGGCCGGGTCAGCCCTTGACGAGCTTCTTGTCCAGAATCTGCGTCATCCGCCAGGTGTTGTGGTCCGCGTCCCACTGCACCTGGGCGATGAAATCGATGCCGCTGCGGGCGTTCACGCTGTAGGCGGTGGACCCGTCCTGGTTGAGCTCGGCCAGCTTCGCCGCCGCGTAGGTCAGGTTGATCGAGGTGACCTCGCTGTTGCTCTCCGCCACCTTCACCGCGGTCGCCGTGACCGCGCCGCCCTGCGGCTTGTCGTTCTGCGCGGCGAAGAACGCGATGTCGCCGACGGTGGCCCGGCACACCACGCAGTTCGGGTCGCTGACCGACACCAAACGCTTCACGTCACCCTGTGCGTAGGCGTCGGTGAGGATGGTGTTGAAGTAGAACTGGACGAACGCGACGGCGCCGGCGTCGGTGTGCTGGAGCGCCGCGTCCGGCATCGGCGCCTGCACCGGCGTCGGGGCGGACGAGGGCGCGCCGGCCTTGCCGGCGGTCAGCGGGTCCTTGCTGTGGCCGCCACCCCCGCAGGCGGACAGCAGAAGCATTCCGGCCACGACCGGCACAGCGAGTCGCGAGAGTCGAGTCAGCACAAGCTCAGGTTAGCGACGGGCACCCGCCGGGGCCGTCACTGAACGATTTACCCGTGTCGTGGCGAATATCCGCTGACGACCCATCAGGTCTGCGGGCGAGCCGCGCGATACGCCGCCAATGCCGCAGATGCCTGCACGCATTGATTGCGGTCGAGCACTCGCGGTGATCCAGCGGCGGCCGCGCGCAGATAAACATCGCACACCCACTCCAGATTCATAGCCGCCTCCAAGGCATCGGCCACGTCCGGACCGGTGGTCACCGCACCGTGGTGGGCGAGCAACACCGCCGCGGAATTGCCCAACGCGTTCACCGCGCCGGCGGCGAGTTCCGCGGAACCGAACGGCGCGTAGGGCGCGACCCGCACCACCTCGCCGAGCGCGGCGGCGTAGTAGTGCACCGCGGGTAGTTCATCGACCAACGTGGACACGGCTGCGGCGGCCGGCGAGTGGGTGTGCACCACCGCGCCCGGACCACGCGCGGCGTGCACCGCCAGGTGCAGCGGCAGTTCCGAGGACGGCCGCAGCTCAGCGTCCACGGCGGTGCCGTCCAGTGCATGCCAGCCGATGAGGTCCGGGCGCAGCGCCCCGCAGTCCACCCCGCTGGGGGTGATCGCGACCAGTTCGTCGACCCGGACGCTGAGGTTGCCGGCCGTGCCGTCGAACAACCCCGCAGCCTTGCCGCGCACGCCCGCCGCGACGAGCTGCGCGCGAACCGCAGCTCGCCTCACCCGCGCGTCACGTGGCCATGACCTCGACGAACACGTGCGAGGCCAGCCCGCTGTCCAACTCGATGGCCTCCCCGCCACGACCGACCAACACGCCGCCGTGCGAGGTGCGGGCAACCACCGAGCCGCCCGGCCGCACCCCGGCGCGCCACATCCCGCGGATCACCGAGAGGTCCTCCTGCACGGGTTCGCCGATGCGCCGGACCACCACGGACACCCCGTTCTCGGTGGCCACCTGGTCCAGCGACTCCAGCCCTGCGCGGAATTCCTCGGACTGGATGTCACCGAGCTCGTCCAGGCCGGGAATCGGGTTGCCGTACGGGGACTGCATCGGGTGGCCGAGCAGCTCGAGCAGCTTGCGCTCGACCTCCTCGCTCATCACGTGCTCCCAGCGGCACGCCTCGGCGTGCACGTCGGCCGGCTCCAGGCCGATGACCTGCACCAACAGGCACTCCGCCAGTCGGTGCTTGCGCATCACCCGGGTCGCATGTTCCCGCCCCTTGGCGGACAGTTCGAGGTGACGGTCGCCCTGCACGCTGACCAGGCCGTCGCGCTGCATCCGCGCCACCGTCTGCGAGACGGTCGGGCCGGACTGGGCCAACCGCTCCGCGATCCGGGCGCGCAGCGGAACGACGCCTTCCTCCTCCAACTCGAAAATCGTGCGGAGATACATCTCGGTGGTATCGATCAGGTCACTCATCCGGCCACCCCGTAATCCATCCGAGAAGTCCTCGACCCCTGATTCTTGCGCAGGAACGGCCCGGGTGACGCAAAGCGGTCCCGTCGCTGGGGAAAACGGGCCACTCGCTGGGGAAAACAGGATTGTCGGGGGCGTCCCGCATGGTGGAGCTTGGAACCGCGAGGAGGTGACCAAGGTGCGCAAGTGGCTGCCGTTGCTGGCCGTGTGCATGGGCACATTCATGCTGCTCATCGACGTGACCGTGGTCAACGTGGCGTTGCCACAGATGGCGAGCTCCCTGCACACCTCGTTCTCCTCGCTGCAGTGGGTGGTGGACGCCTACGCACTGGCCCTGGCCGCCCTGGTGCTCGGCACCGGATCGCTGGGCGACCTGACCGGGCACCGGCAGACCTACGTCGGCGGGTTGGCGGTGTTCGCCGTCTCGTCCCTGGTGTGCGGCCTGGCCCCGAACGCGGGGCTGCTGATCACCGCCCGGCTGGTGCAGGGTGCGGGCGCCGCGGCCATGTTCGCCACCACCGTCGCCCTACTCACCGGCTCCTACTCCGGCCGCGACCGCGGCACCGCGTTCGGCATGTGGGGGGCGGTCGCCGGGGCCTCGGCCGCGGTGGGCCCGATCATCGGCGGCGTGCTCACCCAGTTGGTGAGCTGGCGCTGGATCTTCTTCGTGAACCTGCCGGTGAGCGCGGCCGCGATCGCGCTGTGTCTGCGGGTGCTGCCCGACGAACCGCGCACCGGCCGGGCCAAGGTGGACGTGCTCGGGATGGCGTTCTTCTCCGCGGCGGCCGGTGAGCTGACCTACGCGATGATCCGGGCCAACGACCATCACTGGCTGTCTCGCGCCACACTGAACCTGGTCGCCGCGGCGGTGTTGCTGCTGATCGGCTTTGTGATGGTGGAGCGCCGGGTCGCCCAGCCTTTGTTCGATCTCGGCCTGCTGCGCAACAAGCCGTTCGTGGGCGTGCTGGTGTCCGGCATCGCCCTGAACTTCGCCGCGTTCGCCGGCCTCACCTACGTCTCGATCTGGCTGCAGTCGGTGCTCGGCATGAGCCCGATCGAGTCGGGCCTCACCGGCCTGCCGCTGTCCCTGGCCACCTTCGTCACCTCGGCGGGTATCGGTCGCAGGCTGCACAGCTCGCCGCCCGGCAAGGTCATCGGCATCGGTCTGTTGCTGATCGGGGCCGGCGGATTGATGGGTGCGCTGTTCGTACACGGTGGGGCGAATTGGCCCGCACTGATGCCCGGCTACGCGCTCATCGGCGTCGGGGTGGGCCTGGCCATCCCGATCTCCAACGCCGCGGCGATGGACCAGGTACCGCCGCACCGCCGCGGCATGGCCAGCGGCTCGGTGCGCACCATGCAGCAATTGGGTTACGCGTTCGGCATCGCGCTGTTGGGCACGGTGTTCGCCGCGCGCGCCCGACACGTGGTGGCAGGCGACGGCCTGACCAATGTGGCCGGCATCGCCCACGCGGTGGCCGGCGGACAGGCGCCGGGGCTGCTCGCGGCGGCCCCGCCGGACGGCCGGGTCGCGCTGGATTCCACCGTGCACGCCGCGGCGGTCTCCGGTCTGCAGAGCGTGCTGGCGTTGTCCGGGATCCTCGGCGTGCTCGCCGGCCTCGCCGTGCTGGCGCTGATGCGCTCGGCCCCCGCGCCCGAGCACGCGACCATCGGTCAGCAGCCCGCGCCGGGGCCGACCGTGCTCCCGGCCGCCGACGGGCCGGTGCTGATCAAGCTGTGATCCTCGGATCCGCCTCGGTCACCGGGAAGTGGCAGGCGACCCGGTGGCCACCATCGTCCGCGGTCGGCACCAACAGCGGTTCCTCGCTCGCGCAGCGCTCCTGCGCCCGCGGGCAACGAGTGCGGAACCGGCACCCCGACGGCGGGTTCACCGGGCTGGGCACATCACCGGTGAGCCGGATGCGTTCGGCGCGCACGGGCGCGTCCGGGCGATCGACCTCCGGCACCGCGGACAGCAAGGCGTGGGTGTAAGGGTGCCGCGGATGGGCGTACAACGCCCGCGCGGACGCCACCTCCACGATCTTGCCCAGGTACATCACCGCCACCCGGTGCGAGACGTGGCGCACCACCGCGAGGTCGTGCGCGATGAACACGTAGGCCAGGCCCAGATCCCGCTGCAGCCGGCCGAGCAGGTTGACCACCTGTGCCTGAATCGACACGTCCAGCGCGGAAACCGGTTCATCGGCCACGATCAGGCTCGGCGAGAGGGCCAGCGCCCGGGCAACGCCGATCCGTTGACGTTGTCCGCCGGAGAACTGGTGCGGGTAGCGGTTGTAGTGCTCGGGGTTGAGCCCGACCGTCTCCAACAGTTCCTGAACCCGTTGCTTGCGCCCGCCGGGTGGGTCGATGTTGTTGACCTCCATCGGCGCGGCCACGATGGAGCCCACCGTGTGCCGCGGGTTCAACGAGGCGTACGGGTCCTGGAAGATCATTTGGATCTCGCCACGCAGCGGGCGCAGCTCCTTGTTGCCCAGGTGCGCGATTTCCTTGCCGGCGAAAGAAATGGCGCCCGCATCGGGCTCCAGCAGTCGGGCCACCAGCCGGCCGGTGGTGGTCTTGCCGCAGCCGGATTCCCCGACCAGGCCCAGCGTCTCGCCCTTGCCCACCTCGAAGGAGATCCCGTCCACCGCCCGTACCGCGCCAACCTGACGGCTGATCAGGGAATTGCTGCGTACCGGAAAGTGCTTCACCAGGTCGGTCACCGCGAGCAGCGGTTCGACGCTGGTCATGACGGTTCCGCCGGCGCGCCGTACCAGAGCGGCTGCAGCTGCTCGGTGAGGATGCGCCGGCGCAGCGCCGGGTCGAGGTGACAACGGGACAGGGTCTCGCCGGAGGGCAGCAGGTCCGGCAGCAGCGTCCGGCACAGGCCCGGCGGGGCCTGGTCGGGGTAATCGCAGCGGGGCAGGAATGCGCAGCCGGCCGGCAGGTTGATCAGGCTCGGCGGCGTGCCGCGGATGGCGACCAAGTCACCCGCCGTGGCGTCCAATCGGGCCACCGAGGACAGCAGGCCCCAGGTGTAGGGCATTTGCGGTCGGTTCAGCACGTCGCGCGCCGCGCCGGACTCCACCACCCGCCCGGCGTACATCACCACCACGTCGTCGGCGACCTGCGAGATCACCCCGAGGTCGTGGGTGACCAGCAGAATCGCGGTGCCGGACTCCGCCTGCAGATCGGCCAGCAGGTCCAGGATCTGCGCCTGCACGGTGACGTCCAGCGCCGTGGTCGGTTCGTCGGCGATGAGCAACTTCGGGTCGCAGGCCAACGCAATCGCGATCATCGCGCGCTGCCGCATACCGCCGGAGAACTCGTGCGGGTAGCTGTCCACCCGCTGCTCGGGCTGCGGGATGCCGACCCGGCCGAGCAAGTCGATGGCGCGTTGGCGGGCCACCCTCTTCGAGGCGCCGGTGTGCCTCCGGTACGGCTCGGCGATCTGATTGCCCACCGTCCAGAACGGCGACAGGGCGGTCAGTGCGTCCTGGAACACCATGGCGATGTCGTTGCCGCGGATGGTGTTGAGCGCAGAATCCGCCAGCCCGACCAATTCCCGGCCGTCGAACCGGATGGAGCCGCGAACCGTGGTGCGCCGCGGGTCGTGCAGACCCAGCACGGACAACCCGGTCACCGTCTTGCCCGACCCGGATTCCCCTACCACGCCGAGCGTGCGGCCCCGCTCGAGTTGCAACGTGACCCCGTCGACAGCCTGCACCAGACCGTCCTCGGTGCGGAAGGACACCCGCAGGTCATCGATGACCAGCAGCGGCGCGGTTGCCTCGGTCATGTCAGCCGCACCCGCGGGTCGACCACCGCGTAAGCGATGTCCACCACCACGTTGGCGATGACCACCAACGCCGCGCCGATCAACACCGTGGCCATGATCATCGGCAGGTCATCGTTGAACACCGAGGTCACCGCGAGCTTGCCGATGCCCTGGATGTTGAACACGGTCTCGGTGATCACCGCACCGGACAGCAGGCCGGCCAGGTCCAGGCCGAACACGGTCAGCACCGGGGAGAGCGTGGCCCGGCCGGTGTGCTTGAGGTGCAGGGTCGAGGTCTTCAATCCGCGCCCGCGGCCGGCCCGCACGAAATCCTCACCGAGCGTGTCGAGCATCCGCGATCGGGTGAGCCGCGCATACACCGCGGTGCTCACAATGGCCAACGTGATCCACGGAATGATCATGCCCTTGAACCAGGAGGTTGGGCTGTTGCTGATCGGCACGTAGCGCGGGTCGGGCAGCCAGTGCAGTTGGTCGACGAATACGTTCTTGAGCAGCGGGCCGATGAAGTAGATCTGTAGTGAGGCGCCGATCAGGCTGAACGAGATCGCGAACCGGTCGAACCAGGTTTGCGCGCGCAACGCAGCGATCGCGCCGAGCCCGACACCGACGATCAGGAACAGGGTCGCGGCGCCGATGGCCAACGAAATGGTGGCCGGGAACCGGTCCAGCAACGTCGACCAAACCTGTTGCTTGGTGGTGTAGGAGTAGCCGAAGCACGGCACGCCGCAGTGGGTCGGCTGACCCGCGAACGTGTAGTCCCGGCCGACGAAGATCCCCTTCATGAAGTCCCAGTACTGCACGAAGATCGAGCGATCCAGGCCCAGTCCGTGCTTGATCTCGGCCAACCGGGTGGGGTTGCACGACTTGCCGCAGACCAGCCGCGCGGGGTTACCGGGCAGCGCGAAGAACAGGAAAAACGTCACCGCGCTGACCACCAGGAGGATCAGCACCGCACTGAGGATGCGACGGATCAGAAAGCGCAGCACGCGTCCTCCTCCCGGTGGCGAATCACTTGACGTACAGCCCGTTCAGCGAAACCTCGCCGTAGATGTTGTCGTAGGTGACGTGGCCCAGCCGGGGCCCGTACAACTGCCGGGACCGCAAGTAGGTGTCGGGAAACACGGGGAGTTTTTGCAGAATTGCGCGGTCCAGTGCGGCCCAGCGCTTACCCGCTTCGATCGGGTCGGCGATCTTGCGAATGGCGTCCATCTGCTTGTTGATGGCGTCGTCTTTGAAGAACGACTGGTCGGTGTTACCCGGCCCATCCACGATCAGCCGGCCGTCGAACAACGGCGGGTAAACGGTCGACCCGCTCGGCCAGTCCGCCGCCCAGCCCTGCGCGTAGACGTCGAACGGGTTGCTTGGATCTGACTCAAGGTCCTGGTCCTTGGGATCGACGGCCTTCTTGATCACCTTGAAGCCGGCCTTCTCCAGCGCCTGCGTGGTGATAATCCCGGCCTGCTGCCCACGTCGGCTGGACGCGTTGTAGGGCATCACCAATTTCGTGCCGAGCTTGCCCGCTTCCTTCAGCAGCGCCCGTGCCCGCTGCGGGTCCCCGCCGGGGGGCACCTGAAAGAGGTCGGAGTCCTCGTGCCCGACCAGGGTCGGCGAGGACAGCGTGCCGGCGAAGTCGCCGGTGTCCGGGCCACCCACCAGTTGGCGCAATTGGCAGCGCGGGTAGGCGTACATGACCGCCTTGCGCACCCGGATGTCCGTCATCCGACGCAGGTTGAACACCACGTAGCTGGTGAACTGGGTGAGCCCGCTGACGCTGCGGGCCAGCAGGTCCGGCCGGTTCAACACCTTGTCCAGTACCTCGGGTGAGACCCCATCAACAACCGTCATCGCGGCGGCGTCGGCGCCCACCGCGGCGATCAACCGGCGGTTGGTGTCCAACGGGGTCTCGCCAAAGGTGAACTCGAACCGATCCGGGTAGTCGGTGCGGATCGGGTCGGAGGCGCCCTTCCATGCGGTGTTGCGCACCAGCACCATGTTGCGGTCGATGTTGTGCGAGGCGATCTTGTAGGGCCCGTTGGAGAAGGGCTTCAGGTCGTAGTCGCCGCGGGTGTCCTTGCTCTTCTTCACCGGCGCGCCCTGCAGCGCCATGGCGAAGGGCACGTCGGGCTGTGCCTCCTTGAAATTCAGCACCACCGTCTTGTCGTCGGGGGTCTGGATGGCGTCGAGTTCCTTGCCGTCGTAGGGCCCCTTGTAGACAGAGTGGAAGTCCTGGGTGCCCGCGAACCAGGTCTGTAGATAGGTCGGACCCTCGGAGTAGTCCTCGACGAACTCCCGCTCCAGGCCGTACTTCACGTCGGCGGAGGTGACCGGCGAACCGTCCTCCCAGGTAATGCCGGGCCGCAGGGTGTAGGTCCAGGTGCGGTTGCCGTTGCTTGATTTGCCGGTGTCGGTGGCCAGATCGCCGACCAGCTTGATGTTGGTGCCGTCCTCCAGGTAGCCGGTGAGCTGACGGGTGAGCAGCTGCGAGAGGGTCTGCAGGTTGTTGACGTAGATGCGCGCCGGGTCCAGGTGCTGGTAGTCGACAACGTCGTAGACCCGCACCGTGCCGCCGCGCTTGGCGTCGGGCACCGGCTTCACCGGCGCGCTCACCTTGTTGTCGATGCGGTAGTTGTACTTCGGGATCGGCGTCGCGGAGGCCTCGGCCGAGCAGGAAGCACTCTCGGCGAGGTCGTCTCCGTGACCGCCGAAGGTGCAGCCGGGCAGTAACCCACCGACACACACGATGGTCATCGTCAGACCGACCGCCCGCTTCATCGCAGGCCCTTGGGGTCCAGGGCGTCGCGTACCGCGTCGCCGAGGATGTTCGCGGCCAGCACCAGGATCAGCAGCGTGGCGCCGGGAATGACGAAGTACGCCGGGTCGGACAGGTAGACGTCCTTACCGGCGCTGACCATCCGTCCCCAGTCCGGGGTGGGCTCCACGATGCCGATGCCGAGGAAGGCCAGCGCCGCCTCACCGGTGACCACGCCCGGCACCGCGATGGAAAAGGTGACCAGG is a window encoding:
- a CDS encoding ABC transporter substrate-binding protein, with product MKRAVGLTMTIVCVGGLLPGCTFGGHGDDLAESASCSAEASATPIPKYNYRIDNKVSAPVKPVPDAKRGGTVRVYDVVDYQHLDPARIYVNNLQTLSQLLTRQLTGYLEDGTNIKLVGDLATDTGKSSNGNRTWTYTLRPGITWEDGSPVTSADVKYGLEREFVEDYSEGPTYLQTWFAGTQDFHSVYKGPYDGKELDAIQTPDDKTVVLNFKEAQPDVPFAMALQGAPVKKSKDTRGDYDLKPFSNGPYKIASHNIDRNMVLVRNTAWKGASDPIRTDYPDRFEFTFGETPLDTNRRLIAAVGADAAAMTVVDGVSPEVLDKVLNRPDLLARSVSGLTQFTSYVVFNLRRMTDIRVRKAVMYAYPRCQLRQLVGGPDTGDFAGTLSSPTLVGHEDSDLFQVPPGGDPQRARALLKEAGKLGTKLVMPYNASSRRGQQAGIITTQALEKAGFKVIKKAVDPKDQDLESDPSNPFDVYAQGWAADWPSGSTVYPPLFDGRLIVDGPGNTDQSFFKDDAINKQMDAIRKIADPIEAGKRWAALDRAILQKLPVFPDTYLRSRQLYGPRLGHVTYDNIYGEVSLNGLYVK